GCCGCCGGGGCCAAGTACCGGCCGCAGCGCGCGGCGGACGTGCACCTGCTCGCCCCCGGGGCGGAGGAAACGGGACCCGCCGCGGGCGATGGCGGCCCGGTAGGCGGCGCCCTGCTCGCGCTCACGGGATACGGCATCCCCGGCTTCGCGGAGCGCCTGCCGACGGGCAGCGCGCCGCTGCAGCACTACGCCGGCTTCTTCTCCGCCCGCCCCCGCTCCGCCGAGCGGCTGGAGGCGATGGTCTCGGACTGGCTGGAACGCCCGGTCCTCGTCCGGCAGTTCGCCGGTGCCTGGCTCGCCGTGCCGCCGGACCAGCGCAGCCGCCTTCCTGTCGGCCTCGCCCCCGGCGCCTTTCACCGGCTGGGAGACGACGCGGCCATCGGCGTCCGGGCCTGGGACCAGCAGGCGCGCATCGTGCTGCAGATCGGCCCGCTGGACCGGGCGAGCTTCGAGCGGCTCCTGCCGGACGGGCCGGAGCTGCGCCGCCTCGTCGCCCTCGTGCGGGCCTTCGTGGGGTTCGAGGTCGGCTTCGCCGTGAACCTCATCCTGGACCGCGATTCCGTGCCGCCCCTCGCCCCTGGCGGGGATGCGGGCCAGGAATCAGGCGGAGTATCAGGCGGGGGGCCGCGGCTGGGGTGGAACACCTGGCTGCCCACGGGCAAGGGCGAGAGGCGGCGGGACCACGCGGCCGATGCGGTCTTCGAGGCGGAGATCGTGGAGGCCCAGCCGGCAACGGCGGCATGACGGACATCGAGGGGAACAGGGCGTGACGGCGGGCAACGACTGGGGCGGCGGCTACGTGACCGACCTCGAGTACATCGAGGGCTACTACTCCCAGCAATCCCCGTCCCAGCTCGTGCTGGCCTGCACGCTGCGCGGGATCGCGGCGGAGCTTCCCGGCCCGGGGGAGCCGCTGCGCTACCTCGAGCTCGGCTGCGGCCAGGGCATCGGCGCGCTGGTCCTCGCCGCCGCCAACCCGGCCTGGAAGGTGACGGCGGTGGACTACAACCCCGCCCACATCGCGGGCGCCCGCGCCGTGGCCGCCGCGGCCGGGATCGGGAACATCGACTTCATCGAGGCCGACCTCTCGACTCTGGCGGGGAACGAGGCGGCGCGCGCCATCCCGGAGGCCGACTTCACCAGCATGCACGGCGTCTGGACCTGGGTAGGGCCGGAGGTGCGCGCGGGCATCGTGCGCCTGCTGGCCGAGAAGGTGCGGCCGGGCGGCGTGGTCCACCTCAGCTACAACGCCCTTCCCGCCTGGCAGGGCGCGATCGGCATGCAGCGGCTGGTGCGGGAGGGTGGGCGGCGCGCCGCCCTGCGCAGCGAGGCGGGGGTCGCGGCGGGGCTGGACCTGGCGCGGGCGCTGAACGCGGCGGGGGCGCACTACCTGCAGACCAGCCCGCTGGTGCAGCACCTCCTCACCGCCACGCAGGAGCTGGCGCCGGAGTACCTGACCCACGAGTACATGAACGCCCACTGGGCGCCCGCCTTCCACGCCGACGTGGCCGCCGCCATGGCCGGCGCCAAGCTGGACTGGGTGGCCACCGCCGCCCCGCTGGAGAGCTTCCCCTCCCTCATGCTGAGCGAGGAGCAGAGGGCCCTCTACGAGCGCTTCGAGGACTCCCCGATGCGCGAGCTGGTGATGGACACCTGCCTGCACCGCCAGTTCCGGCACGACGTCTACGTCCGCGGCGCGCGCCGCCTCCGCGCCGGGGAGCGGGACGAGCGCCTCGCGGCCATGACCCTCGTTCCCATCGTCTCTCCCGCCGAGCTCGACACGAACCTCGCCGTGCCGGCCGGCACGGCGGAGATCGGCGGCGGGCTGAAGGCCCTGATGGCCGAGGCACTGCAGGGCCCGACCACGGTGGGCGCCCTGATGGCCCGGCACCCCGGCGTCAGCAACGCCGCGGAGCTGGTGGCCGTGCTCGTCGGCACGAATCAGGCGCAGGTCACCGCCGCCGGCGCGCCCCAGGCCCCCTCCGCCGACCGGCTGAACCGCTATCTCGGGGGCCGGGTGCGGAGCCTGCTGGGGCCGCGCGGCGCCAGCGGCCTCGCCTGCTCCTTCACCGGCGCCGGGCTGCCCGCGCCGAAGCTCCTCCACTTCATCGTGGCCCGCATGCTGGCCGGGGAGCGCGAGGACGCGGCGGGGGCCTGGGCGGAGGCACTCTCCCAGGGGCTGGACGAGGCCGGCCGCCAGGAGGTGCCCGCCATCATCGCCCTGGCCCTGCAGCAGCGCGTGCCCCTCCTCCGCGCGCTGGGCGTCGTCCCGGCCTGACCCGCGGCCGCGCCGCCCCGGCTGTCGCGATGCCTTACGCCCCCTGCGTGAGGGGACCGCGGGGGCGTTCCAAACACCTGATCCGAAAGGGATCGTCTCCCTGGCACAGGGCTTGCCGTTCCCTCCCCGGCTCGCAGGAGCCAAGGGGGATGTTCGTCATGCACTCGCTCAGGATGGCGCCGCTCGTCGGCGCCGCAATCGCCATGCCCGGGGCCGGGGGCACCCAGGCGGCCTCCCGCGAGGTCCCGGCCCGCATCCGTCCCTCCGCGCTCTCCGACGGCCCACCGGTCCTGCCCGTCACGGCGGAGGGGCGCGCCTCACCAGCGCACCGCCCCGCCGGGCTGCCCGGCCCCGATCCCGTGCGCCGCAACCGCCCCGGCGACACGGCCTGAACGGCGGGTGAGGAAGGGCCGGGGGCAGCCTTCCCTGGCCTCTCCCGTGGCGTCCCGTCCCAGTGCCGCTCCGTAATGCGAGGAAGCCGGGCGTGGTCCCCGCGCCCGCGCCGTCCGGCCCCGACCTGGTGCCTTCACCGGGGCGACAGCCTTCCGGGCGCGCCGCAGCCTGGCAGCCGCCCTCCGCCACGGTCCAAGTCCCTGCGCCCCGGCCTGACCCGCGAACGCCGCGCGCACGGAGCGCAGGCTGCTTCCACCGCCACCATCGCACCAGTACCGCGGCGCGCTTCGGGGCACTGGCGCCACCGAAAATGCTCCGGGCACCCGTAAAGACCTTCCGACTTCATAACGTATGGCAGGGAAAACTGATGACGGTCTTGCAAGGAATTTTCACGAAAAATGATCTTGATGAAAATAGACGAGCATCATAGTAACTCAAATCAACCTGCGGTAGTAGACAGTGTAAAAAATCTTGACGCAGGTGGACCTCAAATCTGGTTCGCTGTCGAATTTTCTGACGCCGGGCAGGTTCTTTACAGAATGAGGAGAAAATACTGATGAAGCTCGTCAGTGTTTCTTACGAGAATGCCGGACAGGACAGGCTGAAGGCCGGCGTCGCCACCTTCGGACAGGTCTTCGCCAAAGGCGAAGTGCCGGCCGGCACGGGGCTGTTCGCGACGATGAACGGCTCGAGGTCCGCGGTTCAGCTCGACGTCAAGACGACCTACGAGGACGGCTCGGTGAAGATGGCCGTGCTCTCGGCCCTCCGCCCCGAGCTGCAGGCCGGGGCGAGTGCCGAGGCCGTGCTCCACACCAGCTCCGCCGGCGGGGCCGGGGCGCCGATCGACCTGTCCTCCGCGCTGGCGGGCCACAGCTTCTCCGTGGCGCTCACGCCCTCCGGCGGCGCGGCGCAGAGCATCGACGTGCTGGCCGCGCTGCGCACCGCGCTGGCCGATGGCAGCGCCTCCTTCTGGCAGAGCGGCCCGCTGGCGACCCAGGCCCGGGTGGAGATCCCGCTGGAGGGGTCCCAACGCCTGGTCTTCGACGTGACGGCGTATCAGGGCGGCGGCTTCTCCGTCGATGCGGGGTTCAACAATGACGGCGCCATGGGCGCCGCCGGCGGGCGCGTATCCTACGGCGTGAGCGTGACGATGGACGGCCGGACCGTCGCGCAGGAGCAGGTGAACCAGGGCCAGTACCAGAACTGGCACCGCAGCTTCTCCTCCAACGGCACCGATGGCGGCCAGGGCCTCGGCGATCCGTCGGAGGGCTGGCTCAACATCCGCCACGACATCGGGCACCTCGGCGAGACGGGCGCGGTCGCCGAGTACAACCTCGCCAACGGCGTGGATTCCGCGCTGCTCGACGCCTACGCCGCCGCCGCCCAGGCGCCGGAGGTCGACGCCCCTCTCGCGACGGCCGGCGTGACCCAGTACATGCCGGGCACTGGCGGCCGCGGCGACATCGGCTTCACCACGGCGGGCAACACCGCCTGGCTCATCTCGCAGGACATGCGCGCGGCGAGCTTCGCCATGGAGCAGGCCGAGGCGGCGGCGGCCGTGCCCTGGAACCTGTGGGACGCCGCCAACAAGGGCTGGCTCAGCGTCAGGGACTATCCCAACCTCTGGACGGATTCGCGCGGCGGCACCGGGCGGCCGGGCGACCCGACCTCCGGCACCCTGACCCAGCCGGGCGACGCGGAGACCGGCTGGACGCTGGATCCCGCGCACCAGCCCGACCTGTCCTACGTGCCCTACCTACTGACGGGCGAGCGCTGGATGCTCGACAACCTCCAGGCCCAGGCAGCCTGGAACATCGCCGGCCAGTGGCCGCTGGTGCGCGAGAACGGCGAGGGGCTGGTGGTGCAGGAGAACCAGGTCCGCGGCGCGGCCTGGGCGCTGCGCCAGATCGACAAGGCGGCCCTGGCGAGCCCCGACGGGAGCGAGGCGAAGGCCTACTTCACCGAGGTGTCGAAGGCGAACTGGTCCTGGATCGTCGAGCAGATCCCTGCCTGGACCGCCGAGCAGGGCGAGGCCCATGGCTACCTGCCCGGTGTCTACGGCGCCGAGGGCGCCCTGCCGCCGTGGCAGCAGGACTACTTCGCCTCCACCGCGATCGCCGCGGCCCGGCAGGGCAACGCCGACGCGCGGACCTACCTGGAGTGGGCCTCCAACTTCCTGATCGGGCGCTTCACCCACGAGGCGCAGGGCTTCCCCGAGCATGACGGCGCCGCCTACCTCATCGCCATCGGCGATCCGGTGACGGGCACGCCCTACAAGACCTGGGCGGAGATCGGCGCGCGCACGGCGGCCAACAACTGGTCCAACGGCGACGGCTGGACGCAGAGCCAGGGCGACTACCCGCAGCTCGCCCTCGCCACCCTGGCCGGCCTGGCGGACGTGCTGGGATCCGCGGAGGCGGCGAAGGCTTACCGGGCACTGGTGGCGGACAACCCGCCCTTCACGGGCGCCACCGACTTCCGGCGCGACCCCACCTACTCGCTGGAGGCGCCGGGGAGCGACGAGACGACGATCCCGCCCGTGGTGCCGCAGCCGGCGGATCCGGCCACGCCTGCCGACCCAGCACCCACGGAACCGGCACCCACGGAACCGGCACCCACGGAACCGGCACCCACGGAGCCGGCGCCACCTGCTGGTCCGGCCCCCACGGAGCCGGTGCCTCCCGCTGATCCGGCAGATCCCGCCAATCCGGCGCCGCCTGCCGATCCGGCACCGCCTGCCGATCCCGCGCCCCTGCCCCCGCCCCCGCCCGAAGAGGCGACAGGGGAGCTTCCTCTCTCGATCGTCCTGGGCGGGGAGAGCTGGAAGGGGAACCCCTTCGCGAGGGTCGTCCTGGACGGGGATTTGGTGTTCAGCGGCGAGGTCTCCGCGCCCCACGCCTCGGGCGGGATCGCGATCGCGCTCGGCACCGTGGATGCGGCGCGCGCGCACACGGTCCTGGTGGACTTCTCCAACGACCTCTGGGGCGGCTCGGCCGACACGGATCGCAACCTGCACGTCGAGGACATCCGGCTCGGCGGCGTCTCGACCGGGCAGAGCGGTGCGCTGAACCAGAACGGCCAACTGACCTTCGAGGTCTCCGGCCATGGCCTGGGCGGAGCCCCCGGCCAGAACCCTGGCGGGGATGGCGGGACGGCTCCGCCCCCTGACAGCGCCGACCCGCTGGACAGCATCCGGATCGGCATCTCCGGGGACACCTGGCGCGGCCATGCGCGTTACGACGTGCTGCTCGACGGCAGGAAGGTGATCACGGGCCGGGAAGCGACGGCGGAGCACGGCGCCGGGGCGAGCGAGACGGTCGAGATCGACGCCGATCTCTCCGCCGGCGGGCACGTGCTGACGGTCCGTTTCCGCAACGACGGCTGGGGCGGCACGGCGGCGACGGATCGCAACCTCTACGTGGACTCGGTGGTGGTGAACGGCGTGGACCTCGGGGAGCAGGCCGCGCTCAAGCAGAAGGGGGACGCGGTCTTCCACTTCGACACGAGCGAAATGGCCGATGTCGCCGCTGCCGCCCATGTCGATAGCCCGGTGCAGCCGGGTGTGCCGGAGTTCCCGCACTCCGACGACATCTGGCTGGGGTAGCGCTTCCTCGGTTCCGGGGTGAAAGGCCGGGCGCGCGGGACCAACCTCCCGGGCGCCCGGCTTCATCGTGCCCGGCTTTGTCATGCCCGGCTTCGTCATGCCCGGCTTCGTCATGCCCGGCCCTATCCGATCGGAGCCGAGGAGGGCCGGGGCTGGCGGCGCCCGGCCCTACCGCCTGGGGACCTCGCGAGCCGCCTCGATCGAGAGCCCGAGAACCCCCGCCAGCGCCTCGAGGAAGGCGATGTCCCCCGCCGTGAAGTACCCGGTTGACGTGTCGTCGACGCCCAGCACGCCGAAAGGCGAGACCCTGCCGGGGATCACCACGTCCACGCCTCGCCGCACGCCCTGGTCCAGCAAGAAGGAAGGCAGGGCCGCGCGCCCCTCGCCGCCCGGACGGGGATGGAGGACGGAGCGCCCCCCGATGAAGGCCTGGCCGGCCGGGAAGCGCGAATCGAGCGGGATGTGGACCTGCGCTCCGCCCTCGGCCTTCCAGCCCGCGCTCTCGATCAGCAGCAGCGTGCCGGTCCGTGCCTCGTAGCGCAGGATGCGAGAGAGAGGAGCTCCGCTCCCCTCGGCGGCGAGGCGCGCGGCCTCCTGCAGGACGGCCGGGAGCTGCCCGCTGCGCAGGGCGAAGCGGCTGAAGCTGGCCAGCAGGGATTGCTGGCGCAGGGCGCGGCCGGGATCGGGCGGCGCGTTCGCGGGGGCGGCCCGCGGCGGGCCGGGCACGGAGGCCGGGAGATCGGCCGGCCTCGGGAAAGCCCCCGCCACCGCGGGGCCGCCGCGCTGGGCCGGCCGCTCGGGCCGCAGCGCGGCGAGGGGCTGCTCAGGGGCGGCATCCTCCGGCTGATAGGCCTTGAAGCGCTGCCAGCCCTCCATGAAGGCCTCGAACTGCTCGTCCTGGGTGGCCTGCTCGCGGCGCAGCCGCTGCATCTGGTCGCGCAGCGCGAGGACGGGATGGCCCTCCGCCAGGTTCGCGCCGGTCTCGATTGCCCGGAGGAAGAAGGCGGCCTTCGCCGGG
This genomic window from Pararoseomonas sp. SCSIO 73927 contains:
- the tssG gene encoding type VI secretion system baseplate subunit TssG — encoded protein: MIPPSPRTRGRSALARLLADPRRFTFDAAVRVLGFARRQPDPAEAARFVGLSGAAYPGSEVTGVEDPRRPGAPRVAVGLIGLTGPSGVLPRHYSDAVMAAQRNRSRSLGDFLDVLAHRMVARFAAAGAKYRPQRAADVHLLAPGAEETGPAAGDGGPVGGALLALTGYGIPGFAERLPTGSAPLQHYAGFFSARPRSAERLEAMVSDWLERPVLVRQFAGAWLAVPPDQRSRLPVGLAPGAFHRLGDDAAIGVRAWDQQARIVLQIGPLDRASFERLLPDGPELRRLVALVRAFVGFEVGFAVNLILDRDSVPPLAPGGDAGQESGGVSGGGPRLGWNTWLPTGKGERRRDHAADAVFEAEIVEAQPATAA
- a CDS encoding class I SAM-dependent methyltransferase, with the protein product MTAGNDWGGGYVTDLEYIEGYYSQQSPSQLVLACTLRGIAAELPGPGEPLRYLELGCGQGIGALVLAAANPAWKVTAVDYNPAHIAGARAVAAAAGIGNIDFIEADLSTLAGNEAARAIPEADFTSMHGVWTWVGPEVRAGIVRLLAEKVRPGGVVHLSYNALPAWQGAIGMQRLVREGGRRAALRSEAGVAAGLDLARALNAAGAHYLQTSPLVQHLLTATQELAPEYLTHEYMNAHWAPAFHADVAAAMAGAKLDWVATAAPLESFPSLMLSEEQRALYERFEDSPMRELVMDTCLHRQFRHDVYVRGARRLRAGERDERLAAMTLVPIVSPAELDTNLAVPAGTAEIGGGLKALMAEALQGPTTVGALMARHPGVSNAAELVAVLVGTNQAQVTAAGAPQAPSADRLNRYLGGRVRSLLGPRGASGLACSFTGAGLPAPKLLHFIVARMLAGEREDAAGAWAEALSQGLDEAGRQEVPAIIALALQQRVPLLRALGVVPA
- a CDS encoding carbohydrate-binding domain-containing protein, which translates into the protein MKLVSVSYENAGQDRLKAGVATFGQVFAKGEVPAGTGLFATMNGSRSAVQLDVKTTYEDGSVKMAVLSALRPELQAGASAEAVLHTSSAGGAGAPIDLSSALAGHSFSVALTPSGGAAQSIDVLAALRTALADGSASFWQSGPLATQARVEIPLEGSQRLVFDVTAYQGGGFSVDAGFNNDGAMGAAGGRVSYGVSVTMDGRTVAQEQVNQGQYQNWHRSFSSNGTDGGQGLGDPSEGWLNIRHDIGHLGETGAVAEYNLANGVDSALLDAYAAAAQAPEVDAPLATAGVTQYMPGTGGRGDIGFTTAGNTAWLISQDMRAASFAMEQAEAAAAVPWNLWDAANKGWLSVRDYPNLWTDSRGGTGRPGDPTSGTLTQPGDAETGWTLDPAHQPDLSYVPYLLTGERWMLDNLQAQAAWNIAGQWPLVRENGEGLVVQENQVRGAAWALRQIDKAALASPDGSEAKAYFTEVSKANWSWIVEQIPAWTAEQGEAHGYLPGVYGAEGALPPWQQDYFASTAIAAARQGNADARTYLEWASNFLIGRFTHEAQGFPEHDGAAYLIAIGDPVTGTPYKTWAEIGARTAANNWSNGDGWTQSQGDYPQLALATLAGLADVLGSAEAAKAYRALVADNPPFTGATDFRRDPTYSLEAPGSDETTIPPVVPQPADPATPADPAPTEPAPTEPAPTEPAPTEPAPPAGPAPTEPVPPADPADPANPAPPADPAPPADPAPLPPPPPEEATGELPLSIVLGGESWKGNPFARVVLDGDLVFSGEVSAPHASGGIAIALGTVDAARAHTVLVDFSNDLWGGSADTDRNLHVEDIRLGGVSTGQSGALNQNGQLTFEVSGHGLGGAPGQNPGGDGGTAPPPDSADPLDSIRIGISGDTWRGHARYDVLLDGRKVITGREATAEHGAGASETVEIDADLSAGGHVLTVRFRNDGWGGTAATDRNLYVDSVVVNGVDLGEQAALKQKGDAVFHFDTSEMADVAAAAHVDSPVQPGVPEFPHSDDIWLG
- a CDS encoding pentapeptide repeat-containing protein, yielding MKGRARGTNLPGARLHRARLCHARLRHARLRHARPYPIGAEEGRGWRRPALPPGDLASRLDREPENPRQRLEEGDVPRREVPG